The region AAGTTAGTCTGAAACTCATCAGATCTGGACTGCTCAGTTTACTTTGAAGAACTCCAAAAACAATCTATTGAATCCGAAGAAGTCTTGGAGATAGAAAGCAACCAGAACTGGATGACTCCTTTCATCAACTACCTAGAGAACGGGGAACTCCCAGAGGACAAAGGAAAGACTCACAAAGACTGAAAGACAAAGTAACCAAGTTTTTCCTTGAAGAAGGACTACTATACTTCAGGACCTTCTCATCTCCTATTCTAAAGTGCATCGGGCCAGAAGAAGCTAAGTAATGTTTAATGAAAGTTCATGAAGGGATCCGTGGAGATCATATATCTGTAAAGGCCCTAGCTcacaagatcataagacaaggctATTACTGGCCAACCATTCACCAGGATGCAGTAGAAtttgtgaaaaaatgcaaggaatgaAAAATCTTCAGCAACGTGTCTCAGATAAGCGCAGTCCCACCTTCATCAGTCCTATATCCAATCCCCTTTGCTGGATGGGGCATTGATATCATGGGATCCTTTCCCCGGGCTAAAGGAGACCTCAGATACTTGTTAGTTTCAATTGATTATATGACCAAATGGGTAGAAGAAAAAGCAATAAGGACCATAAACCTGCAGGACTGTATAAAGTTTATGGGCAatattttgatgaggttcgggattcCAAGAGTCCTAATTTCAGATAATGGACTATAATTCATTGGATCAGAATTTGAGGCCTACCTTCAAGAGCGCAGGATCAAGCACAAAAAGTCATCAGTAGCATATCCAAGGAAATAGTCAAGTGGAAGTCACAAACAGAATCCTACTCTGAGGCATCGAGAAAAGACTTAAAGAAAGCAAGAGCAAGTGGCCAGAAGAACTGCCAAGTGTATTGTGGTCCTACATGACAAGCCCCAGGACAAGCACAGGAGAAAGTCCATTCAAATTAGCTTATAGCACAGAAGCAATGTTACCAATTGAGGTGGGATCTCCTTCTCATAGAGCAATAAACTTCGATAAAGTAGCCAACGAAGAAGGACTCAGAACAAATATAGAGTTAATAGATGAAGTCCGGGACCAATCTTTAGCAAAGATGGAGAGGTATAAGGAGAAAACAAAAGAACATTTCAGTAAGAAGTCCAGAGTCAAGAACTTTCAAGTTAGAGACCTAGTTCTTCGAGACACAGAAGCATCAGATCCTACAAACACTGAAAAgctaatgcccaaatgggaaggaccatataAGGTCAAAGAAGTCTTGAGGCCAGGAACCTACAAACTGATGAACATGGATGGCTAAAAAATCCCCAATACATGGCATGGACATAAACTAAGGAAGTTCTACCAATAGAAAGAagcaaacaaagcaaccaaaatcTTGTAGCAtatatggcaagcaaccaatttATATCTTGTATGAATGAAGCTTCAGATTAATGAAAAGTATTTCTCTATATTACATATTCTTAGATTTATCCAAAAAAGCATCCACTAGTCCGGACCTATAATGGGcctggactagagcaaacatatttacttaaaattaattttctaagtaaaacaGCACCCACTTGTCCAGACCAAAGATAAATCTagactagagcaaacatatttacttaaaattttctaagtaaaacAGCACCCACTAGTCTGGACCAAAGATGAATCTGGACTAGATCAAACATATTTACTTGGCATTAATTTTCAACGTAAAAAAGAATCCACTAGTCTGGACCAAATATGGGTCTGAACTAGAGCAGGCATATTTACTTaaaaattaattttctaagtaaaacaacacccactagtccggaccaaagataaatctggactagagcaaatatatttacttagaattaactTTCTAAGTAAAACAATATCCACTAGTCCGAACCAAATATGggtctggactagagcaaacatatttacttataattaattttctaagtaaaacaTCATCCATTGGTCCAGACCAAATATGAATCTGGACTAGAGCAAATATATTtacttaaaattaattttctaagtaaaccAGAATCCATCAGTCTGGACCAATTATGGGCCTGGACTAAAGCAATCATTTTTACCTATAGttatttttctaaggcaaaaataGACTATCAAGGCAAACATAAAAGCAAACAAAAGCAAATATAACAAAGTTAACCGGACCAAACAGTCCCGGACCAAAAATAGTATTATAGTTACAAATTAAGCAACAGTCTAAAAACCGGAACAAGTTCAGGATCCAAACGATAAATACATCCGTAACACAAAGAAAAAGCTAAGCATCCGAAGAAGTTGGAGGGAGAAAACTGGGGCAAGGACCATCAAAAGGCTCTGGCTCACCGAGTCCAACCTCATTATCCTACTTTCTCTTAACAAACTTTTGGATGAATCTTTCCCAGTCCACCTCCGGATCCGTCTTTATATGTT is a window of Apium graveolens cultivar Ventura chromosome 11, ASM990537v1, whole genome shotgun sequence DNA encoding:
- the LOC141695670 gene encoding uncharacterized protein LOC141695670, whose product is MTSPRTSTGESPFKLAYSTEAMLPIEVGSPSHRAINFDKVANEEGLRTNIELIDEVRDQSLAKMERYKEKTKEHFSKKSRVKNFQVRDLVLRDTEASDPTNTEKLMPKWEGPYKVKEVLRPGTYKLMNMDG